A genomic stretch from Nocardia wallacei includes:
- a CDS encoding ribokinase, with translation MARIAVVGSINMDLVTTTGRRPEPGETLLGRGFEMVPGGKGSNQAIAARRAGAEVEFVGAVGDDLFAPVLREVLGDAGVGTRRLRSVSGPSGVASIVVDDTGENTIIVVEGANAALTELAPADLAAVAAADVLLCQLEIPLPTVLAAARHARASGTTVLLNPSPAQELSAEFWSVVDIAVVNAGEAARLAAPLESVAHVVVTRGAAGAVYRGPEGEVAQPGIRVEVVDTTGAGDIFTGALAAHWHEGPAAALAWACTAGALATTKLGASAAIPSRTEIEAALDRAQRN, from the coding sequence ATGGCGCGAATCGCGGTGGTGGGCAGCATCAACATGGATCTGGTGACGACGACCGGGCGGCGGCCGGAACCCGGTGAGACGCTGCTGGGCCGGGGCTTCGAGATGGTGCCCGGCGGCAAGGGCTCGAATCAGGCGATCGCCGCACGGCGGGCGGGGGCGGAGGTCGAGTTCGTGGGGGCGGTCGGCGACGACCTGTTCGCGCCCGTGCTGCGCGAGGTGCTCGGCGACGCCGGGGTAGGGACGCGGCGGCTGCGCTCGGTGTCGGGCCCCAGCGGGGTCGCCTCGATCGTGGTGGACGACACGGGTGAGAACACCATCATCGTGGTCGAGGGCGCCAACGCGGCGCTGACCGAACTCGCCCCCGCCGACCTCGCGGCGGTCGCGGCGGCGGACGTCCTGCTGTGCCAGTTGGAGATTCCGCTGCCGACCGTGCTCGCCGCCGCCCGGCACGCCCGCGCTTCGGGTACCACGGTGCTGCTCAATCCCTCTCCCGCGCAGGAGCTTTCCGCCGAGTTCTGGTCGGTCGTCGATATCGCCGTGGTGAACGCGGGCGAGGCCGCGCGCCTGGCCGCGCCGCTGGAGAGCGTGGCGCACGTCGTCGTCACCCGAGGCGCGGCGGGAGCGGTGTACCGCGGTCCCGAGGGCGAGGTGGCTCAGCCGGGCATCCGGGTCGAGGTGGTCGACACCACCGGCGCGGGCGACATCTTCACCGGCGCACTCGCCGCGCACTGGCACGAAGGCCCCGCCGCCGCCCTCGCCTGGGCCTGCACGGCGGGCGCCCTGGCCACGACGAAACTCGGTGCCAGCG